attttaatattcaggaatttgccaattccttatttttatttttcgggaattttacggtgtcgagaatttcatttttcgggatttttcactCTTCCCAAAAAATCTTCATATTTCCCGTGTGTTtaggggacgactgaaaaatctcgaaaaataaagttcccgacacagtaaaattcccgaattagaaaattcccaaaaaataaaattcgcgaataataaaattgccgaaaaataaaaatactgatttggaaaattcccaaataataaaatacacgaataataaaattaccgaaaaataaaaatatcgatttgaaaatggccgaaaaataaaattcgccaataataaaattgccgaaaaataagagtacggaattagaaaattcccgaataatgaaatttcagaattataaaattcccgaattggattattcccgaataataaaattcacgacagtttataatattaccgaattggaaaattcccgaatattaaagttcccgacagtttatattattaccgagggacgactgaaaaatcccgaaaaataaaattccggacactgtataattcaagaattagaaaattctcgaataatcaaattcgcgaataataaaattgccgatttataaaatatccgaattggaaaattcctgaatttcaacaattagaattttttatacatatattttattgattacataaaacaacaataagacattagtttaaaaaattatttttaacatttaaaatttcgaagcttatttttttaatttaaaatagcaataattttaaataaaatatttctaggtaacgtatgtttttttaatgttcacagtatttgaaaaaatacaaaaggcGTCNNNNNNNNNNNNNNNNNNNNNNNNNNNNNNNNNNNNNNNNNNNNNNNNNNNNNNNNNNNNNNNNNNNNNNNNNNNNNNNNNNNNNNNNNNNNNNNNNNNNACGTTACAAGGTACGTAGAAAattctcgttaaattttctacgtaccttgtaatgtttttcaaacagactcgaaatataaatttatatacattaaaaaaacatgcgttatctagaaatattttatttaaaattctttctatttttaattcaaaaaataagcttggaaatttttaatgttaaaaataatgtttgaaactaatatcttattgttgtatttgtaataaataaaatatatttataaaaacttttaattcttaaaattcgggaaatttccaattgggatattttataaattcccgacagaaaattgacgacttataaaatattcgaatttgaaaatttccgaatttaaacattggaaataatttgaaaaaacaatatttcattattgtatttgtaatcaatcaagtatatttataaaatattgcaattGCTTAATTTGGGGAGTTAttccatttatatattttataattcagtgattttttgtcgggagttttattattcggaaattttccaattcggtaatattataaaccgtcgtgaattttattaatcgggaatattccaattcgggaattaaataattctgaaattttattattcgggaattttccaattcggtatttttatttttcggcaattttattattggcgaattttatttttcggaaattttccaattcggttcTTTTATTtctcggtaattttattattcgtttattttattatttgcgatttttccaaatcggtatttttacttattattcgagaattttctaattcgggaattttatttttcggaatttttcagtcgtcccatttttagagcatttttgccattattattattatttttttaaaatatattaggcTCTGGGGTGAAGGTAGCTTTAATGTAACAAAAGATGTGTGATTTCACTGGATATTGAAACATATCAAAACTTTTGGCTCACATCAAAATTTCCCAGTAAAAGTTAAATAATCTGACCGTAAAAATGAACATAAATTAtccaaattatgaatttatttcaagaaatattaatgcCGCATTTCGTTGATAatcaatagttaaaaaaaatatgaaaaataccaattttccagGAAAAAGAGGTAAGTCTTGcctgtcataaaaataaaaaaatttgtcttcacgtttatttaattaaaacacagGACAGATAATAATTTTCGGAAATGACGAATACGAGAGAAATCGGTTAATGAGGAAATACCTAATACGAGGAAGTAGAAAAACATCGAGATTAAATTTAAGGAATGCACCAAATCCTCAAGCCAGAGGAGCTGTGAGAAAAGCAATTCGTGACCTTGAAAGACATCAACCTGTAGGTTTGATACAAATTTTGTCTCTATGTAAAGCAATTGGAAGACGTATTAGAGTTCATCATCCAGAGAAGAATGTAGAATTTACAATCGGGAAAAGATCAAAAGAAAGTCCGATAGACCTAGAATATCATGATGGTCATTGGACTCTAAAGAATGAGGAAGATCCAGAAACGGTTCGAGCAGCTGCCAATGACTGTTTATTTACAGCAGTTGCGGCCCAACTCGGCGGTTCCTCACCAGCTAGAATAAGACATCAAACGATACAGGAAATGAAGTTTAGCGAATTCCGAATCGctaaagaattagaagaattaatgtTTCTGGAAAAGTGGAAAGATGTCTTGGAAATAATGCTAGGTGGAGCAAGATATGTTGGTAGATCTGCTTCAGATGCTGGAAGGGTAATCGATAATTCGCAAAATGGAAGTTGTCATCCTCAAGGAATGAGTGGACATCCACGCGGACATGCATCCTATCCAAATGGATCAGGTTCGACTGATTCTGTTGAGAATTATTCTAGAAGTGGATGGAAAACTGGATTTTTGAGCAGAGGCGATCAGAATTTTGTTGGACATCTAGCTCTTAGGACTGGTTATGCTCAACGAGCGATGGATAGTTTAAATAGTGGAGGGACTAATGAAGCTGTTCATATCAGTTCTAGAGAATTAGGGGCGGATGATTTGCCTTTGGCATGTGAATTTAGGAATGGAGAACGTTCAGGAAGTCCTCAAAGGATCAACCAAGTAACGGCCGTTTTAAGACATCATTATGGACGATCCAGAGATAGAGATGCGGATGTCTTTGTGCATACATTTTACCCTCGattgtgattaaaattaaaatttgcaaaacggtaatcctcacatttttttctcttagtgaaagaaaaaatcaaccgaattttttcagattgcaaagAAATAGTGGAAGATctttaaactttcgaaaaatttactaTGGGTGTAAAAATTGTAGAACAATTTTTTCTGTGTACTATTTCAGGAATGcctttttaatgaagaaaaaattacttttttgggttCGGCTAGATTAACAATTACTTGTACAAATTTCGAATGATTTGATCTtaaacttatttaattgaaattagagCAAAACACGattattctatattttcaaaaatatacaaaaaacttatttatttaaaagaagcagTGTTAATTTagccaaataaaaaaaggaatttttttaattaaaataataattcgaaaactGCTTTTGTCTAATTGAAACTAAATAGCAAAGGtttcaggaaagaaaaatttcaactttttaaaaatcaatgttatccaactgaattgaaaaaagttattctttctttattaaaaaagcaatcctgtatttagcaggaattttaaaaataatttttaatttggaaaaaattccagtgagtttttatctctaaaaggaaaaattgaaagtggtaccattttgaataatttaattcttaagcaGCACCCTAATACATAACAATAAATTACTcttttataactttataaaaataccacaaaaaaatagaaaaatacagaatgcataaaacatttttgtttagttttttatttaaatattgatatttttttttaagaagatacATATTTCTTGcagaaatgttattaatttttacttcttttatactcttttgctcattttttaaacatgGGTTAATATTtcctaaacaataattaaaaatatgtaaaataaagaatttaatttgacttattctttcaaaaaatgctccataattaaaaaaaaataaaatatgtttaaaaagtatCCAAAGATAATGAtaaagtaaatattaaatataatgaaatgcttaaaaaaaattttaaataaaatattttagtaaaatgtGAAATGTAatattacttatttcaaaaagggCTCAATAATTgcgttacaaaatatttaaaacgtttataaaatatcaaaaggTAATAAACAATATAGCCTACAGCggataatgattaattaaaaacactagcatatgaaataaattaatttaatttaattaatagttattatACGGTaagttttaatgaattaaatttaaaattaattattttacgtatggtgaattattaatttattcactgTAGAGAGGTcttctctaatttaaaatatgtaaaattaaaaatttaattttacttattgCAAAAAGAGCTCTATActtttgttaaagaaatatttaaaacatttttaaaatatataaaaatgttaaacaataaaaaaaagtcgaGTGTAAAAGCGCTTTAATAATCTCCATAAAATGCACAGTttccaatatatttaatttttaaataaaataattttttcaatcagttCTTTGATGCGAAATAACTTTTcttaaagaacaatttaaaaaatatcttttatttaaatcagacttatttcaagaattttttaaacactttttcttgaaaaatttaattttttgatttaattataaatttctttttttcttatttcttatattatttttatttatattattatatttttattaaatgattatatGGACAGAGTTAgacaataaactaaaaaataattgttttttttgttactttaatacaaaataaaaatgtcaaactttttatttttcaggtttatttgtttatttattttgaagattatataaatacaatttttctaagattcttgagaaaggcaaaagaaaagattgaaaaatttcggatatgtcaaatcaaaattttaataaaaaagttaatcttcaaccatatagttgaattttaaaacaaaaaagattaattctaaacaaaaaagttattagtttCGATGCTTGAATACAAAaagattgttattttaaataaaaaaatagttgaatttctctAGAAAAGACAaatctgcaacaaaatagttgaatttttaaccagttatatttttaactaaaaaatattaaacattttccaagaaatgaattttctacaaattaattattcaacccgaaaaaaaaattttcaacaaaaaagttaattttgaaccaaatacatggattttctaccaaggagattagttttctgccatagaagatgaatttcaaacaaaatgattacattttcaagaaaagaaaggaatttttaacaatagtgatgaattttcaaacaaaaaagatgaattataaataaaaaatttaatagttaatattttaataaaaaattttttaattaaatcaagaaatagtcgaaataatttttaactttcaaagattaaatatttttcaaaacagataatttttctacaagaaattgaattttttaacctgaaaatgcgAATTTCCAtcaggaaagttaatttttaatcaaatacttgaattttcacccaaatgcatgaaatttctatcaaggagattaattttctaccaaaaaagacgaattttcaacaaaaagaaggaacctccaaccaaaaaaaaaaaactttttaacatagtagtttaGCTTTTAACTGAGTtgtagaagttttaaacaaaagaaattagttttaaacatagaatgtaatagttgatatttcaataaactaatattataattttcaataaaaaacacttgaattcatAAGAAACAATTCAAATTTACAAGACGGTAATCCTCAATTTTTTTGTCTCTTAGTGAAAGAAAAAATCAAccgaattttttcagattgaaaaaaaatagtggaagatttttaaacttttgaaatttttctgtgaaatttttttttgaaattaaaatttttttttgaatttgtagaaaaatttcttCTGTGGACTGTTTCAGGAATTCCTCtatgatgaagaaaaaattacttttttggattcggctagattaacaattacttgtaaaaatttcgaaaaaccttaaacttatttaatttaaattatagcaAAACacgattattttatattttcaaaacaaaaatttttttactaataatttttcaaattttaacatttttaatgactattattattaatgactatattattaaacaaaaaaactatttgcaaaaaaattaaagccgtgttctataatttaaaataaacaggtTTCAGCTAacaaattttgcaactttttaaaaataacgttaatttagccaaattaaaaaagtaatttttttgtaaataaattaccTGTCTAGTTCAAACTGATTAGCGAAAGTTTTCaggtaagaaaattttcaactttctaaaaATCAATGTTATTTAACCGAAGtgagaaaagtcatttttcttcattaaaaaagaattcctgtatttagcagcaattttcttttaatcattttgatgaaaaaaaacaatttttatagttcaccatttttgaatgaattggataaatttcaaaaatttcgaaattttaaaaaacttttcggcaccactaaaacttttttttaatttgaaaaaaatcccacTGAGTTTTTATctctgaaaagaaaaatttaaagtggtactattttgaaaaatgaatttttaagcatcagcctaatataaataatagattacttttttataactttataaaaatatcacaaaaaatagaaaaatacacacattaaatacatacaaaaatatttt
This DNA window, taken from Belonocnema kinseyi isolate 2016_QV_RU_SX_M_011 chromosome 9, B_treatae_v1, whole genome shotgun sequence, encodes the following:
- the LOC117179696 gene encoding uncharacterized protein LOC117179696: MKNTNFPGKRGQIIIFGNDEYERNRLMRKYLIRGSRKTSRLNLRNAPNPQARGAVRKAIRDLERHQPVGLIQILSLCKAIGRRIRVHHPEKNVEFTIGKRSKESPIDLEYHDGHWTLKNEEDPETVRAAANDCLFTAVAAQLGGSSPARIRHQTIQEMKFSEFRIAKELEELMFLEKWKDVLEIMLGGARYVGRSASDAGRVIDNSQNGSCHPQGMSGHPRGHASYPNGSGSTDSVENYSRSGWKTGFLSRGDQNFVGHLALRTGYAQRAMDSLNSGGTNEAVHISSRELGADDLPLACEFRNGERSGSPQRINQVTAVLRHHYGRSRDRDADVFVHTFYPRL